CGTGGCCTGGCGGCCCGTCTGGCCCGACCCGGGAAGCAGGTCTCCCGTCGCCGCGGCCGACGCGCCCTCGATCAATTCGGTCAGCAGGGTCGAGACCTCTTCGGCCTTTGCCCAGTCGAGCTCGTAGCTGCGGATGACCACCTGTTCGTCGCCCGGGTCGTACTCGTTCACCAGCGCGGCAAACTGCTCGTGCTGCTGGGGCGTGCCGTAGAAGACGATGCTCTGGCCCACCTCGTCGACCACGATCGCCGACCCGCCCTGCACCTGCGGCTGCTGCTGCAAGCCACCTGCCTGGCCGGGGAACTGGGTTCCCTGCCGGCCGCCGAAGCTGCCGAGCCCGCCCTGGTCGTTCATGCTCGAGAACTGGATGACGCTGCCCAGGCCCCGCTGCTCGGCCAGCGCCGCCACGTTGGCCGTCGCCGAGCCCGTGCGATAGCGCGTGGGCTGGAGGTCGTCCTTGACGTCGACGATGCTGATGAGCTCCGCGACGCGGTCGGCCTCGTCCTCGGTGCCGCGGAAGAGCAGCCGGTTGCCCGAGGGCGCCACGATGAGTCGCTGGCCCAGGTTGCTGAGCGCCGTCGCGACGAACGATCCGCCGCCCTCGGGCTGGCCGCCGCGGGCCCTGGGGTCGGGGACGCCGGGGGTGGCCGAATCCTCGAGCACGCCGGCAAGGCGGAGCACCTGGTCGCGGCCTGCGCCCGCGGCGATATGCGTCAACTCGAAGGGAATCAGCTTCTGCTCGTCGCGCTCGGCCAGGATGCGGTTGACCAAGTCGCGGATCTCCATCGCGGTGCCGGGCGAGGCGGTGACGATGAGCACGCCCAGTTCGTCCAGCGCGGCGATGCGGGAGCCGTCAGTCGACGTCTGGCTGACGATGGCCTGCTGGAGCACGCTGGGCTTGGTGTTGGGCGTGCGGATCACCAGCGTGGTGGCCAGGTCGCCGCCCGGCTTGGCGGGCACGCTGGCCTTGGGTACGACCTGGTAGAACCCGTCGATGGCCCCGGGCACCATCGCGAAGCCGTTCTGCTCCAGGAAGGAGTTGAGCAGCCGTAGGTATTGCTCGGGCGGAATGCGCAGCTCCTGGGTGATCATCACGCTGCCGGTCAGGCTCGTATCGACCGCCAACTGCACGCCCAGGCGCGCCACGGCGATATCCAGCAGCGTGCGCAGCTGCACGGGCTCGGCGAAGGGCCCGATGATGATCGGCTCGTCGGACTGGGTCGCGCCGCCCTGCTGGCCGTCCTGTCCGCCGCCTTCGGCCCCCGGCTCGGGCACGAGCGCGGGCGAGCGTTCGCCGGCGGGGCTGCCCTGGGGTTGGTTCTGGGCCATGGCGGCGGCGGTGGCGAGCGAGATCGCCAGTCCGGCGGCCATGCCCAGCAGCAGGCCTGGGCGGGTGTCGTGTGTGCTCGGTTTCCGCTGGGGCATTGGTCCAATCTCCTGCCGGCCGCTCGTGCCGCTGTAGGCCCTCGGGGGAGGGGCTAGGGTTGTATGAGCTTCGCGCCGCCGAAGCCACCGTTCGCGTGGGCCCGCGGCCCCGCGCAGAGCCCTTCCAGCCGCCGACCGGCACGGCCATCGGGGGGCTCATCGGCCCGATGGGGCTCGATCGTGCAGCCGGACTCCATCGAGAGGGCCTCGACCGCCATGCGAATCGTCAGCCTGCTGCCCTCGGCCACCGAGATCCTCTGCCTGGTGGGCGGGGGCGACCTGCTGGTCGGCCGCAGCCACGAGTGCGACTATCCCGAGGGCCTGGACCACCTGCCCGTGCTGACCGCCGCCCGGACCGCCTACGCCGGTGGTCCAGGTTCCGTTGGGGCGGCGGCCGACGTCGATCGGCAGGTCCGCGAAACGCTGTCTGATTCGTCCTCGCTGTACGAGTTGGACACGGAGATGCTCGAGTCGCTGCGGCCCGACATCATCCTCACGCAAAACCTCTGCGACGTGTGCTCGATCGCCTTACCGGAAGTGCAGGCGGCGGCCCGGCGCATCGGCGAGAAGACGGGAACCGAGCCCACCGTCATCAGCCTCGACCCCCACACGCTCGAGCAGGTCTACGACGACTGCCTGACGATCGGTGCGGCCATCGGCAAGGAAGACGGAGCCACGCACGCCGTGGCCACGCTCCGTGAGCGCTTCTATGCAGCCGCGGAGATCGTGCCGAGCTTCGCGTATGCGCCTGTTGTTGGCTTCCTGGAGTGGACCGACCCGCTCTTCATCGCCGGCCACTGGACGGTGCAGCTCATCGAACGCGCCGGCGGGCGGCACCCCCTGAACGAGACCATCGCCAAGGACGACGCCGGCGCCGCGGCCGGCGCCATGCACAGCGAGCGCGTGGCGGGCAAGTCCATCGCCGTCCCGCCCGAGGTCTTCGTCGCCACCGCCCCCGAGGCGCTCGTGATCGCTCCGTGCGGACTCAACCTCGAGCAGACCCGCCACGCGACCGCCGAGATCGCCGGGCAGGACTGGTTCCGCTCGCTCCCCGCCGTCCAGAACGGCAAGGTCGCGCTCGTCGACGGCAACCAGTACTTCAACCGGCCGGGGCCGAGGCTGGTCGACGCGTTCGAGTGGCTGGTGGCGTGGTTGCATGGGCGGGAGGATCGGATGCCGGATGGGTTCGCCTGGGAGCGATGGAAAGAGTCTTGATCGCATCCGGCGGCACTACCATTTGGAGCGATGACGCGATGCCCGAAGTGCCGTTACGACGCCGCCATCCCGGACGCCACGTCCCGGGTTGTGTGCCCGGAGTGTGGCTTCGAGTACCTGCCCGCGGAGTCGTCGGATGCCATATCAAGCACGAATCGATCCGCGTTGGCCGCGATGCTGTTCACGGTCGTGTTGGCCGCGACGGCTGGCCTTGGCGCCTTGGCGTGGCTCCTGAACGACGACGTGTTCGCGCGTGACAGGATGCCGTGGTGGTACGCCGCCGTTCCGGCAAGCATCGTCGCGGCTTATGCGCTGATCGTCCGCGTGTTTTCTGACCTGTTCAACAAGTGCTGGCCGAGACCAAACCCCGGGCTCATCGTGTACTTGTTGTTTGCCACTGGTTCCTACGCCGTGATCGCGATCGGGTTGCTCTGGCTCCGCGGCGTCGCGGCGCAGTCGTAGCAGCAAGTGAAACACGAGCCGGCGTCAGGCGCACGTGCAGCGCGCGACCGAGCTGGGCGCGAGCGTGCTGGTGCCCGCGCAGGACTTGCCCGAGGGCGAGCGGATGGCCGTGCTGCGAGACCCCGAGGGTGTGCCCTTCGTCGTCATGCAGCCGGCGCCCCGGGGCTGAGGGGCGGCGGGGGGTCTTCGGCGAGCAGCGCTGCGGCCGGGCAACGGGGGCCTCCCGTCCCGTCTGCCATCACGCCGCCCATCCCGGCTGCATTGCCAGCGGCCCGCCCCGGCCCAGGAGCCGCTCTCGGAACGCCCGCCGCGACCGAGGGCGTGGACGACGGCCCGGAGGACGCGTCCGGGCATGCCGCGAACGCGTCCTGGAGCCCCGCAAACGCGTTCTGGGGGCGCCGGAACGCTGTCCCGGCACTCGGGACAGCGTTCCGAGGGGCTCGGACCGCGTTCTGGGGGCGTGCGAACACGGGCCGGGCGTGGCCGGACGCGTCCGGGGGCGACCAGGACGCCCGCCGGGCGGTCCATCGCGGACTGTGAATCGTTGCTCAGCGGCCCTCGAGGGCGGCCCGGGTCTCCACGGCCAGGGCCGAGGCACGCTCGATGCAGTCGCGGGCCTCCTCGTCCACCGCGTCGGCGGCGGCCGACCAGGCCCGGTTGACTTGGCGTTCCATGGCGGCGAAGCGGTCCATGATGGCCGCGTAGCCCGAGAGCCCGTGGGCCGAGACGATCCGCTCACGGGTGTCCACGAAGGCCGGCACGTGCACGGCCTGCACCTCGCCCAGCCGCTCGATGATGGCGGCCTCGCGGTCGTGCTCGGTGGTCATGTGCGGCAGGTCGCGCCGCAGGCCCTCGATCGCGTCGATGATCGCCGCCAGCGAGGCCTCGGGCGAGTTCGTGCCGGGTGTCAGGCCCTCGCCCTCTCGTGATGCGGCCAGGCGCTGGCGCATGTCCATCCGCACGAGCGCCGCGCCCGCCAGCAGGCCGACCACCGCCAGCAGGAACCACCACCGGCCCGTCCAGCGCCCGAAGGCGAACTCCTTGACGCGGACGCGCTCGACGCCGGCGGCGCGGAGCTCGGCCAGCAGTTCGGCGGTCAGCTCGGTGTTCGCCGTCGCGATGGGCTCGCCCGGGGCCGCGGGATCGGCCGGCGGTTCGGCGGGCGTGGTCTCGCCCGCGGGCGCATTGAGCGTCAGGCCGACGAGCTGCTCGTCGGGCAGGTCCAGCGGCGGCACGTACGCGGTTGGCGCGAAGGACACGCCCAACACGAGGGCGGCGGTGATGATGAGGAAGCCGAGGATCTTCATGGCTGTGCTCCTCACGAGCGTGTGGTGGGGGTTAGCCGATCGCCAGGACGGTGAGGTTGATCATCAGCGCGAGGATGGCCTCGCCCACGACCAGGCCGGCGGCGAACGGCACGCCCCAGTCCTCGCTCCACCGCTTGCCCTTGAGCTTAACGACGAACATGTTGATCAGGCAGCCAAGGCCGTACGTGCTGATGTAGATGAACGGCAGGTACATGCTCAGGCCGACCAGCACGCCCAGGCCGGGGAACGCGCCCAGGCCCAGCAGTGCGCCCAGCAGGGCCCCGAAGCCGTAGAGGGCGTAGGGCATCTCGCCGCCCTGCACGCCGGTGATGACCGCCTGGAGCGCCTGGGCCTGGGGCGCGACGGTGGGGGTGCCCGGGCCAATGGGGATGCCCGTGGACTTCACGTTCACCGCGACGATCGTGGCCAGCACCAGCATGCACACGATCGGGCCAAGGCCGGTGGAGACCAGCTCGACGATCTGCTGGCGCTTGGGCTGGCTGCCCACGAGGTAGCCGGTCTTCAAGTCGCCCATCATGTCGGCGGCGCAGGTGATGGCCACGCACAGGGCCGCGCCGAGGAGCACCGCCCCGACGACCGCGCCCGAGCCCGACAGCAGCAGCACGAGCACGACCGTCAGCAACGCCATGCCGCTGATGGGCGACCAGTCGGTCATGCCCGTGCACTGGGCGATGATGATGCCGGCGAACCAGATCCACGCCGCGCCAACAAGCGCGATGACCAGGGCCCGAAGGTGGGGGTTCATCCAGGCCAGCCAGCCGGGCTTGAGGTCGTTGGCGGCCATGTACTGGTCGCGCTGCTCGGGCGTCCAGGCGTTCCACGCATCGAGCGTGTCCTGCCCGGCGAACGCGAGCGTGTAGCCCTTGTAGCTGGTGGTCGGCTGGTCGGCGGGCGCATCCGCGCCGGCAAGCTCGACCTCGCTGATGGGGTCGGCCAGGTTCACGGGTTTGTTGCCCACGAAGTCGGCGGCAAGGAACAGCAGCAGCAACGCCGCGAGCACGCTGACGACCAGGACCTTCAGGCCCAGCTCGTCCGAACCGCCCTTCTTGCCGCCGAAGCTGGCGCTGGCGATGCTCTTCATGGCCTCCTTGATGGCCGGCAGGGCGAAGACCACGCCCATGAGCGCCCCGCCCAGCAGCAGGCCGATGCCCAGCGGCCGGTTGAACGCCCCGAACGCGTACCCGGGGGCCTCGTGGGCCCGGACGGTCTCGGGAACCCAGCCCATCGAGTAGACCAGCGGATTGATGATGAAGTACGCCAGGATGCCCCCGGCCAGCACCATCAGCCCCGCCCGGCCCGTGATAAACCCCGCCCCGATGGCGAAGGGCGCGATGGCGAAGACGAGCTGGAACTGGTCGGGCAGGCCCAGCAGGCGGCCCAGGTCGAATGCCGTGTTGGTGAGGATCGCGTCGGGCTCGCCGTTGCGGTCGCGGTCGACGCGCAGGGTCAGGTCGCTGGGCGGCGTGTCGCCTTCGGGCGCGCCCGCGGCGGCGAGCGCCTCGGGCGGCAATGTCTCGGCCGGAAGCGTCCACCCGATGCTGCCGTAGCCGGGCCCGCCAAGGTCGGGCATGCCCACGGGCAGGTAGATCAGCGCCCCCAGCAGGATGCCCGCGACGAGCACGATGGACTTCTTCGCTCCCGCGCCGGGGCTCTTGAGAATGACCGCGACGCCCGTGGGGCTTGGGAATCGCAGGCGGTCGATGTCGATCATCTGCTTGCGCAGCGGGATGATGAACGCGCAGCCGAGAACGGCGCCCGCGACGCAGGCCAGGGTGATCAGCCAGAAGTCCAGGCCCTTGACCGAGAGGTCGTAGCCCAGCAGGAAGAGCACCGGCACGGTGAAGATGACGCCCGAGTTGGGCGTGTTCACCGCGCTGGCGATGGTCTGGCCGATGTTGGTCTCCAGGATCGTGCCCTTGCGGAGGATGCCGCGCAAGACGCCGAAGCCCAGCACCGCCGCGATGGCGCTGCCGACGATCGTGAAGCCGATCTTCAGGCCCGCGTACGTGATGGCCGCGTTCATGATCGCGCCGACG
This genomic stretch from Phycisphaerales bacterium harbors:
- a CDS encoding secretin N-terminal domain-containing protein; amino-acid sequence: MPQRKPSTHDTRPGLLLGMAAGLAISLATAAAMAQNQPQGSPAGERSPALVPEPGAEGGGQDGQQGGATQSDEPIIIGPFAEPVQLRTLLDIAVARLGVQLAVDTSLTGSVMITQELRIPPEQYLRLLNSFLEQNGFAMVPGAIDGFYQVVPKASVPAKPGGDLATTLVIRTPNTKPSVLQQAIVSQTSTDGSRIAALDELGVLIVTASPGTAMEIRDLVNRILAERDEQKLIPFELTHIAAGAGRDQVLRLAGVLEDSATPGVPDPRARGGQPEGGGSFVATALSNLGQRLIVAPSGNRLLFRGTEDEADRVAELISIVDVKDDLQPTRYRTGSATANVAALAEQRGLGSVIQFSSMNDQGGLGSFGGRQGTQFPGQAGGLQQQPQVQGGSAIVVDEVGQSIVFYGTPQQHEQFAALVNEYDPGDEQVVIRSYELDWAKAEEVSTLLTELIEGASAAATGDLLPGSGQTGRQATARQPRTPDQFATPDDAFGDIQSPEAFVTFDEATNQVMVRAPLNMQAEFRRIIETIDKRRPQVFIEAKILAVTWTDDMRLAFESQIINSGGSDGLFQTNFGLTEPSGDATDPNIVDDGLLGFTSAVIRSNYVPIVINAFQRNVNGRILASPQLLVDNNTESTIASVESQPFQTTSQDGTSTQTGFGGFEDAGPQLTVRPRINPGGFVTLEYDLTLSNFVGSGSDGIPPPRQERTVTSESVTIPSDSTIIVGGITIENDGKTQVRVPLLGSIPILGYLFADTNWNDAKTTLYVFITPKVLYEPTITDYELLTEGPRRVAELDDDVPELETFMLRVMVPKEFAEGTSERTPADEYGIEIIEPESQGL
- a CDS encoding ABC transporter substrate-binding protein, with amino-acid sequence MRIVSLLPSATEILCLVGGGDLLVGRSHECDYPEGLDHLPVLTAARTAYAGGPGSVGAAADVDRQVRETLSDSSSLYELDTEMLESLRPDIILTQNLCDVCSIALPEVQAAARRIGEKTGTEPTVISLDPHTLEQVYDDCLTIGAAIGKEDGATHAVATLRERFYAAAEIVPSFAYAPVVGFLEWTDPLFIAGHWTVQLIERAGGRHPLNETIAKDDAGAAAGAMHSERVAGKSIAVPPEVFVATAPEALVIAPCGLNLEQTRHATAEIAGQDWFRSLPAVQNGKVALVDGNQYFNRPGPRLVDAFEWLVAWLHGREDRMPDGFAWERWKES
- a CDS encoding OPT/YSL family transporter, encoding MSDTPDSRDPRQPGSPGQSGQTTAGVNPDAMADPPGPGASPPADHPPADPPEHSGGLFDPRYREVTVASIIFGLIVGAIMNAAITYAGLKIGFTIVGSAIAAVLGFGVLRGILRKGTILETNIGQTIASAVNTPNSGVIFTVPVLFLLGYDLSVKGLDFWLITLACVAGAVLGCAFIIPLRKQMIDIDRLRFPSPTGVAVILKSPGAGAKKSIVLVAGILLGALIYLPVGMPDLGGPGYGSIGWTLPAETLPPEALAAAGAPEGDTPPSDLTLRVDRDRNGEPDAILTNTAFDLGRLLGLPDQFQLVFAIAPFAIGAGFITGRAGLMVLAGGILAYFIINPLVYSMGWVPETVRAHEAPGYAFGAFNRPLGIGLLLGGALMGVVFALPAIKEAMKSIASASFGGKKGGSDELGLKVLVVSVLAALLLLFLAADFVGNKPVNLADPISEVELAGADAPADQPTTSYKGYTLAFAGQDTLDAWNAWTPEQRDQYMAANDLKPGWLAWMNPHLRALVIALVGAAWIWFAGIIIAQCTGMTDWSPISGMALLTVVLVLLLSGSGAVVGAVLLGAALCVAITCAADMMGDLKTGYLVGSQPKRQQIVELVSTGLGPIVCMLVLATIVAVNVKSTGIPIGPGTPTVAPQAQALQAVITGVQGGEMPYALYGFGALLGALLGLGAFPGLGVLVGLSMYLPFIYISTYGLGCLINMFVVKLKGKRWSEDWGVPFAAGLVVGEAILALMINLTVLAIG